One window of the Trifolium pratense cultivar HEN17-A07 linkage group LG2, ARS_RC_1.1, whole genome shotgun sequence genome contains the following:
- the LOC123910703 gene encoding uncharacterized protein LOC123910703 isoform X2, which translates to MSGLTGKKMKNIFETLVPETVYSDARNLVEYCCFRFLSRDDSDIHPSLQDPAFQRLIFITMLAWENPYTNFISSNAEKASLQSKLVTEEAFVRIAPAVSGVVDRPTVHNLFKALAGDQKGISMGTWLAYIHEFVKVRREHRSYQIPEFPQIDAEKILCIGSNNKQPVLKWENNMAWPGKLTLTDKAIYFEAAGLLGNKRAMRLDLTYDGLQVEKAKVGPLGSSLFDSAVSISSGSESNWWVLEFIDLGGEMRRDVWHALISEVIALHKFMHEYGAEEYGPNVYGARKGKQRATASAINGIARLQALQHLRKLLDDPTKLVQFSYLQNAPNGDIVLQTLAVNYWGSQLVTGFMNTRNKPENRPSNEIDDSYNHVLDIDGSVYLQKWMKSPSWGSSTSTSFWKNTSTKGLVLGKNHVVADLSLTERAAKTSKQKTQVVEKTQATIDAATLKGIPSNIDLFKELIFPITLTVKNFEKLRHWEEPHLTIGFLGLAYTMIFRNLLSYTFPVMLMITAVGMLTIRGLKEQGRLGRFFGGVTIRDQPPSNTIQKIIAVKDAMRDVENMTQKVNVSLLKIRSILLSGNPQITTEVAVLMLTWSAILFTVPFKYILSFLLFDMFTRELEFRREMVKKFMKMLRDRWHAVPAAPVTVLPFENEESRPEVSLKKIENKSKSQGNQSSGKSK; encoded by the exons ATGAGTGGATTGACTgggaagaaaatgaagaatattTTCGAAACACTTGTTCCAGAAACTGTATATAGTGATGCCCGTAATTTGGTTGAATACTGCTGCTTTAGATTTTTGTCAAGGGACGACTCCGATATTCATCCTTCTCTCCAG GATCCTGCTTTCCAAAGGCTGATATTCATAACCATGCTTGCTTGGGAAAATCCTTACACTAATTTCATTTCCAGCAATGCAGAGAAAGCTTCTTTACAG AGTAAACTGGTCACCGAGGAGGCTTTTGTTCGTATTGCTCCTGCAGTCTCTGGTGTGGTTGACCGCCCCACAGTGCACAATCTTTTTAAGGCTCTTGCTGGTGATCAAAAGGGCATTTCTATGGGCACGTGGCTAGCTTACATTCATGAGTTTGTCAA AGTACGTCGAGAACATAGGTCATATCAGATTCCAGAGTTTCCTCAAATTGATGCGGAGAAAATCTTATGCATTGGTTCCAACAATAAGCAGCCTGTTCTGAAATGGGAGAATAATATGGCATGGCCTGGCAAACTCACTCTTACTGATAAAGCAATCTATTTTGAG GCAGCTGGCTTATTGGGAAATAAGAGAGCCATGAGATTGGATCTTACATATGATGGACTGCAGGTAGAGAAGGCAAAAGTTGGGCCTTTAGGGTCTTCACTTTTTGACTCTGCTGTTTCTATTTCTTCTGGTTCAGA GTCGAATTGGTGGGTGCTGGAATTCATCGACTTGGGAGGTGAGATGAGGAGGGATGTTTGGCATGCATTGATCAGCGAAGTCATTGCTTTACACAAGTTCATGCATGAGTATGGAGCTGAAGAGTATGGACCTAATGTTTACGGGGCTCGTAAAGGAAAGCAAAGAGCAACAGCCAGTGCCATTAATGGTATAGCTAGACTCCAGGCCCTTCAACATTTGCGGAAGTTGCTTGACGATCCTACCAAGCTCGTTCAGTTCTCATATTTACAGAATGCACCAAACGGTGATATTGTCCTCCAAACTTTAGCTGTTAATTATTGGGGAAGTCAACTAGTTACAGGATTTATGAACACGCGCAATAAGCCAGAAAATCGACCTTCTAATGAAATAGATGACAGCTATAACCATGTTCTTGACATCGATGGAAGTGTCTACTTGCAGAAGTGGATGAAATCTCCATCTTGGGGGTCTAGCACTTCTACTAGTTTTTGGAAGAACACTTCAACAAAAGGTTTAGTATTAGGTAAGAATCATGTTGTGGCTGACCTATCACTCACTGAAAGAGCAGCCAAAACAAGCAAACAAAAGACCCAGGTTGTGGAGAAGACTCAAGCCACCATTGATGCTGCAACACTGAAAGGCATACCCAGCAACATTGATCTTTTCAAG GAGCTAATATTTCCTATCACCTTAACTGTCAAAAACTTTGAAAAGCTAAGGCACTGGGAGGAACCACACCTGACTATTGGGTTTCTTGGACTTGCCTATACAATGATTTTTAG AAACTTGCTGTCATATACGTTTCCAGTGATGCTGATGATCACGGCTGTTGGAATGCTGACAATAAGGGGTCTTAAGGAGCAAGGCCGCCTTGGACGATTTTTTGGTGGAGTCACAATACGTGATCAGCCACCATCAAATACTATACAAAAGATCATTGCTGTAAAAGATGCCATGCGTGACGTTGAGAATATGACACAGAAAGTGAATGTCTCGCTACTCAAAATACGTTCAATTTTACTTTCTGGCAATCCACAG ATAACAACTGAGGTTGCTGTGCTGATGTTAACTTGGTCAGCCATTCTCTTCACTGTTCCATTCAAGTACATTCTTTCCTTTCTTCTCTTTGATATGTTTACACGGGAGCTTGAGTTTCGGAGAGAAATGGTTAAGAAATTCATGAAAATGTTAAGAGATCGGTGGCATGCAGTTCCTGCTGCACCAGTAACAGTTTTACCATTTGAAAATGAAGAATCTAGACCAGAAGTTTCCTTAAAGAAAATTGAGAACAAATCAAAGTCACAAGGAAACCAGAGCAGTGGTAAGTCCAAATAG
- the LOC123910703 gene encoding uncharacterized protein LOC123910703 isoform X1: MGPKFPMTQLKTPSYHVISCYRKHSRRILSQQKFPFKSLGDKWKLNDLSASSIQERLNVLMSRTQNFLNEVTSPLPKPGQIKKTDPEKDPGFQVMEDIFMVEQTVNRRTPYGTLSLAAVICIEQFSRMSGLTGKKMKNIFETLVPETVYSDARNLVEYCCFRFLSRDDSDIHPSLQDPAFQRLIFITMLAWENPYTNFISSNAEKASLQSKLVTEEAFVRIAPAVSGVVDRPTVHNLFKALAGDQKGISMGTWLAYIHEFVKVRREHRSYQIPEFPQIDAEKILCIGSNNKQPVLKWENNMAWPGKLTLTDKAIYFEAAGLLGNKRAMRLDLTYDGLQVEKAKVGPLGSSLFDSAVSISSGSESNWWVLEFIDLGGEMRRDVWHALISEVIALHKFMHEYGAEEYGPNVYGARKGKQRATASAINGIARLQALQHLRKLLDDPTKLVQFSYLQNAPNGDIVLQTLAVNYWGSQLVTGFMNTRNKPENRPSNEIDDSYNHVLDIDGSVYLQKWMKSPSWGSSTSTSFWKNTSTKGLVLGKNHVVADLSLTERAAKTSKQKTQVVEKTQATIDAATLKGIPSNIDLFKELIFPITLTVKNFEKLRHWEEPHLTIGFLGLAYTMIFRNLLSYTFPVMLMITAVGMLTIRGLKEQGRLGRFFGGVTIRDQPPSNTIQKIIAVKDAMRDVENMTQKVNVSLLKIRSILLSGNPQITTEVAVLMLTWSAILFTVPFKYILSFLLFDMFTRELEFRREMVKKFMKMLRDRWHAVPAAPVTVLPFENEESRPEVSLKKIENKSKSQGNQSSGKSK, translated from the exons atgggaCCAAAGTTTCCCATGACTCAGTTGAAGACACCCAGTTATCATGTCATTTCTTGTTACAGAAAGCATTCTAGAAGAATACTATCTCAGCAAAAATTTCCATTCAAGTCTTTGGGTGATAAATGGAAGCTCAATGACCTTAGTGCTA GTTCTATCCAAGAAAGATTGAATGTATTGATGTCGAGGACCCAAAACTTTTTGAATGAAGTAACTTCTCCGCTTCCAAAACCCGGCCAAATTAAGAAGACTGATCCGGAAAAAGATCCCGGATTTCAAGTTATGGAAGATATATTTATGGTAGAGCAAACAGTTAACCGCAGAACGCCATATGGGACTCTTTCTTTGGCTGCTGTTATATGCATTGAGCAATTCAGCAG GATGAGTGGATTGACTgggaagaaaatgaagaatattTTCGAAACACTTGTTCCAGAAACTGTATATAGTGATGCCCGTAATTTGGTTGAATACTGCTGCTTTAGATTTTTGTCAAGGGACGACTCCGATATTCATCCTTCTCTCCAG GATCCTGCTTTCCAAAGGCTGATATTCATAACCATGCTTGCTTGGGAAAATCCTTACACTAATTTCATTTCCAGCAATGCAGAGAAAGCTTCTTTACAG AGTAAACTGGTCACCGAGGAGGCTTTTGTTCGTATTGCTCCTGCAGTCTCTGGTGTGGTTGACCGCCCCACAGTGCACAATCTTTTTAAGGCTCTTGCTGGTGATCAAAAGGGCATTTCTATGGGCACGTGGCTAGCTTACATTCATGAGTTTGTCAA AGTACGTCGAGAACATAGGTCATATCAGATTCCAGAGTTTCCTCAAATTGATGCGGAGAAAATCTTATGCATTGGTTCCAACAATAAGCAGCCTGTTCTGAAATGGGAGAATAATATGGCATGGCCTGGCAAACTCACTCTTACTGATAAAGCAATCTATTTTGAG GCAGCTGGCTTATTGGGAAATAAGAGAGCCATGAGATTGGATCTTACATATGATGGACTGCAGGTAGAGAAGGCAAAAGTTGGGCCTTTAGGGTCTTCACTTTTTGACTCTGCTGTTTCTATTTCTTCTGGTTCAGA GTCGAATTGGTGGGTGCTGGAATTCATCGACTTGGGAGGTGAGATGAGGAGGGATGTTTGGCATGCATTGATCAGCGAAGTCATTGCTTTACACAAGTTCATGCATGAGTATGGAGCTGAAGAGTATGGACCTAATGTTTACGGGGCTCGTAAAGGAAAGCAAAGAGCAACAGCCAGTGCCATTAATGGTATAGCTAGACTCCAGGCCCTTCAACATTTGCGGAAGTTGCTTGACGATCCTACCAAGCTCGTTCAGTTCTCATATTTACAGAATGCACCAAACGGTGATATTGTCCTCCAAACTTTAGCTGTTAATTATTGGGGAAGTCAACTAGTTACAGGATTTATGAACACGCGCAATAAGCCAGAAAATCGACCTTCTAATGAAATAGATGACAGCTATAACCATGTTCTTGACATCGATGGAAGTGTCTACTTGCAGAAGTGGATGAAATCTCCATCTTGGGGGTCTAGCACTTCTACTAGTTTTTGGAAGAACACTTCAACAAAAGGTTTAGTATTAGGTAAGAATCATGTTGTGGCTGACCTATCACTCACTGAAAGAGCAGCCAAAACAAGCAAACAAAAGACCCAGGTTGTGGAGAAGACTCAAGCCACCATTGATGCTGCAACACTGAAAGGCATACCCAGCAACATTGATCTTTTCAAG GAGCTAATATTTCCTATCACCTTAACTGTCAAAAACTTTGAAAAGCTAAGGCACTGGGAGGAACCACACCTGACTATTGGGTTTCTTGGACTTGCCTATACAATGATTTTTAG AAACTTGCTGTCATATACGTTTCCAGTGATGCTGATGATCACGGCTGTTGGAATGCTGACAATAAGGGGTCTTAAGGAGCAAGGCCGCCTTGGACGATTTTTTGGTGGAGTCACAATACGTGATCAGCCACCATCAAATACTATACAAAAGATCATTGCTGTAAAAGATGCCATGCGTGACGTTGAGAATATGACACAGAAAGTGAATGTCTCGCTACTCAAAATACGTTCAATTTTACTTTCTGGCAATCCACAG ATAACAACTGAGGTTGCTGTGCTGATGTTAACTTGGTCAGCCATTCTCTTCACTGTTCCATTCAAGTACATTCTTTCCTTTCTTCTCTTTGATATGTTTACACGGGAGCTTGAGTTTCGGAGAGAAATGGTTAAGAAATTCATGAAAATGTTAAGAGATCGGTGGCATGCAGTTCCTGCTGCACCAGTAACAGTTTTACCATTTGAAAATGAAGAATCTAGACCAGAAGTTTCCTTAAAGAAAATTGAGAACAAATCAAAGTCACAAGGAAACCAGAGCAGTGGTAAGTCCAAATAG